Proteins co-encoded in one Gossypium arboreum isolate Shixiya-1 chromosome 11, ASM2569848v2, whole genome shotgun sequence genomic window:
- the LOC108472165 gene encoding uncharacterized protein LOC108472165 yields the protein MSFTPPPPLVFAGENYHIWVVKMKTYLQAHDLWSVIENDAEPPLLRANPTIAQMRQHSEECAKKYKAMACLQNGVLDVIFTRIMACDSPKQAWEKLKEEFMGSVKTRQQQLINLRRDFENLKMRESETIKQYSDKIMTIINNIRLIGDDFSESRVVEKVITTLLEKFESKISSLEDSRDLSAISLSELVNSLYALEQRKANRQEEHPEGAFQAKTKKGSGSSQKGKKPWVDRREKSRRDAGNNRFPPCIHCKKTSHLEKNWQHRLDVQSGSANNLGHVERVCKNREKAQAQQKMQAKAAEDLQAQEEHVFTASCFATSSKVSCD from the coding sequence ATGAGTTTTACACCACCACCACCACTTGTGTTTGCTGGAGAAAACTACCACATTTGGGTAGTTAAGATGAAGACATACCTTCAAGCACATGATTTGTGGAGTGTGATCGAGAATGATGCTGAACCACCTCTATTGAGGGCCAATCCAACCATTGCTCAGATGAGGCAACATAGTGAAGAGTGTGCCAAGAAGTATAAAGCAATGGCTTGCTTGCAAAATGGAGTATTAGATGTGATTTTTACTAGGATAATGGCATGTGACTCACCAAAGCAAGCATGGGAGAAGCTAAAGGAGGAGTTTATGGGGTCAGTCAAGACAAGGCAACAGCAGTTGATCAATCTTAGGAGGGATTTTGAGAATCTAAAGATGAGAGAGTCAGAGACCATTAAGCAGTACTCTGACAAAATAATGACCATAATCAACAACATTAGGCTCATTGGTGATGATTTCAGTGAGAGCAGAGTTGTTGAAAAGGTCATTACAACTCTTCTAGAGAAGTTTGAGTCAAAGATTTCTTCATTGGAGGACTCGAGGGATTTATCAGCCATCTCACTATCTGAGTTGGTAAATTCCCTATATGCACTTGAGCAAAGAAAGGCCAATAGGCAGGAAGAGCATCCTGAAGGAGCTTTCCAAGCAAAGACCAAGAAAGGTTCAGGTTCTAGTCAAAAGGGGAAGAAACCTTGGGTCGATAGAAGGGAGAAATCAAGGAGAGATGCAGGGAATAATAGATTTCCACCATGCATTCACTGCAAGAAAACTTCACATTTGGAGAAGAACTGGCAGCACAGACTGGATGTTCAGTCAGGGAGCGCAAACAATTTGGGACATGTTGAGAGGGTGTGCAAAAACAGAGAGAAGGCACAAGCTCAACAAAAAATGCAAGCTAAGGCTGCTGAGGATCTTCAAGCTCAGGAGGAGCATGTTTTTACAGCCTCCTGTTTTGCAACCTCGAGCAAAGTCAGTTGTGATTGA
- the LOC108472164 gene encoding uncharacterized protein LOC108472164 translates to MASSSFSPAAPPFFNGEGYHIWVVKMRTYLQAFDLWEVVNSDAEPAPLRANPIVAQIRQHADERTERHKAMSCIQNCVSDVIFTRIMAYKTPKQAWDRLKEEFQGTERTRQQQLLNLKRDFEDLKIKEEETVRQYSNRIMAMVNSIRLFGEQFNEARIVEKRKEEPAYKRSTRTVPSKLKQSLTRVPLPTKARKLGETDQSHVERVCKEKGRPRQNQQQPRDEARVAKEDSDNEEQVFAVSCSAAQEKISNGWLLDSGCTNHMSPNTAIFKFLDRSCKTKVKVGNGYFIKAEGKGDVVVCTPIGNKIISNVLLVPEIDRNLLSIAQLLERGYTVVFKENECQISDPSGFMLMSVAM, encoded by the exons ATGGCTTCATCAAGCTTCTCACCAGCTGCACCTCCATTCTTCAATGGAGAAGGATATCACATTTGGGTGGTCAAGATGAGGACCTACCTCCAGGCATTCGATCTATGGGAAGTGGTTAACTCAGATGCTGAACCAGCACCATTGAGAGCCAATCCAATAGTGGCTCAGATCAGGCAACATGCTGATGAAAGGACCGAGAGGCACAAAGCCATGTCCTGTATTCAGAACTGTGTATCAGATGTGATCTTCACAAGGATCATGGCCTATAAGACACCAAAGCAAGCATGGGATAGATTGAAGGAGGAGTTTCAAGGAACTGAAAGAACAAGGCAACAGCAGCTCCTAAACTTGAAAAGAGACTTCGAGGATTTAAAGATAAAGGAAGAAGAAACTGTCAGGCAGTATTCAAACAGAATTATGGCTATGGTTAATAGCATAAGGCTCTTTGGAGAGCAGTTTAATGAGGCAAGAATAGTAGAGAAG AGAAAAGAAGAGCCAGCATACAAGAGGAGCACTAGGACGGTGCCTTCCAAGCTAAAACAAAGCTTGACTCGAGTACCACTTCCTACAAAGGCAAGAAAGCTTGGAGAGACAGACCAAA GCCATGTTGAGAGGGTTTGCAAAGAAAAAGGCAGACCAAGGCAGAACCAGCAGCAGCCAAGGGATGAAGCTCGGGTAGCTAAAGAAGACAGTGACAATGAGGAACAGGTCTTTGCTGTCTCTTGCTCAGCTGCTCAGGAGAAAATTTCAAATGGTTGGCTCCTAGATAGTGGTTGCACCAACCATATGTCACCAAATACAGCTATTTTCAAGTTCTTAGATAGAAGCTGTAAAACTAAAGTTAAAGTTGGCAATGGCTACTTTATCAAGGCAGAAGGAAAGGGAGATGTGGTTGTTTGCACTCCAATAGGTAACAAGATTATTTCAAATGTTTTGTTGGTTCCTGAAATTGACAGAAACTTGTTAAGTATAGCTCAGTTACTTGAAAGAGGCTATACTGTGGTGTTCAAAGAAAATGAATGTCAGATTAGTGATCCAAGTGGATTTATGCTCATGTCAGtagcaatgtaa